Genomic segment of Harmonia axyridis chromosome 6, icHarAxyr1.1, whole genome shotgun sequence:
acagggttttccaataggaataatACAATTTGAGATGATTTTTATGgcatgtgtattatttttttacatttctctcagtattcaaaAAATGGGCActgattataataaaataattcataaacaATTTCTAAACCATATTCTATAATCACATACCataacctattgaacacaaatgacattataactgtcaaaaaataatacacagtgttgccatatTTATTTACATATGGAAATAGAAGGAACTGTATTGATTTCCTCTCCTTATTGACGTCatacattttatgaatgaaGGCAAAAATAGTTGAGGTGTGAAACGAAGTTAGGTTTTCTGTAATGGAACCTCAAAGGACCtagttatttattgaataatggCCACTTCTTATCAGCTAGGACACTCTCCACAGCTATGTGAAACGCTTGGATATACTGCCCGAACAAATTAGGGATATTGAAAGAAGATCCAAAGCTTTTAGATCCTTAGCTCTTTACTAGATGAGTTTCACTttgaacataatttatgaaacacatcaaaaattcaatgagaagCACAATAACTCGAAAAGAAACACAATAAAGAATTAGAGGGATGAGAAAATAGAGAAGAGATATATGGAGACAGGTTCTGGGAGATATATAGTTGTATTTATacctaatttcacatttggaACGGTATTGAACTGAACAGAAAAGCGTCCAATGATTTTTATGACAAGTGTATGCGGTTCATTCTGAAATAAATCCCAATTTTCATTGATACTTTCCACTATGTCCCAGGAATTGAATTATGGGTAACAAACTGCCATCTTAAAATCGAATCAGGCACAATTATATCCACCCAAGTGCGAAATTGCAAGTCGGACAAGGGGTATAAAAGACGTGAATATCTCTCAGTTTCCTCAGACAGCCTCGTTGTCCACCACGCAAACATTATTACACCGAAGAACCATACAAGGCATTTTCAAAACGGCAAAATTTTTAAGTTTCCTCCACCATGTATCCGAAAGTGATAGTGAAAGGTTTCTCTGGATTGCTGATGATCTTATTAGTCCTTTCTGAAGGTCAAGGTTTCATTTCAGAAGATGATGGAAACTTTGGTTCCTGCAGCAAAAAAATGCTTGGATCTACTTGTGATGTTCTCCGAAAGATTGATTCTAGTCGAGACGGAGCAACTCCAGAAAGAAGACTCCAACAGAATAGACTGGAAAAGAACCCAAAGGAATCTGGAAGAACTCTTCAGGATAGACGAAATAGTAACGAAAGATTTATTACAAGAGATATTAGCAGAATGAGAGAAGTTAGGAATGACCTCAGCAGATATTCAATATCCAATAAAAATAGAGTAATACAGTCCGATGAACGATTTGTGAGGTTAGGCGAAAGACGTACCTCAAGATCAGATTACACCAAGCAAATCAGGTCTGCACTAAGTCCAGAAGATATTCGAAGGCGATCAGTTGAAAATCGATTGGTGAGATTCACTGAAACTCGTGCTGCTAGATCAGACGATCGAAGAGATTCTAGAATGGATTTTAATCGTGCCTCTAGAACAATTAATGCAAGACAAGTGAGATCTGATACGAATAGAGAAGTAAGATTAGTTGATCCACAAGTTGCAAGATCCGATGTGAGGTCCAATGATCTTCGAGCTTCAAGGTTTAATGAAAATCGTTCTGCAAGATCAGTGGATAGACGTTCATCTAGATCAGACCAAATTCGAGAGAGATCAGTTGAGGATCGAGTGGCTAGATCAACTGTAAATCGTGCTGCTAGATCAGTCGATCAAAGAGATTCTAGAATGAATTTTAATCGTGGCACTAGATCAACTGATGCAAGACAAGTGAGATCTGATACGAATAGAGAAGTAAGATTAGTTGATCCACAAGTTGCAAGATCCGATGTGAGGTCCAATGATCTTCAAGCTTCGAGGTTTAATGAAAATCGTTCTGCAAGATCAGTAGATAGACGTTTATCTAGATCAGATCAAACTCGAGGGAGATCAGTTGAGGATCGAGTGGCTAGATCAAGTGTAAATCGTGCTACTAGATCATTCGATCAAAGAGATTCTAGAATGAATTTTAATCGTGGCACTAGATCAACTGATGCAAGACAAGTGAGATCTGATACAAATAGAGAAGTAAGATTAGTTGATCCACAAGTTGCAAGGTCCGATGTGAGGTCCAATGATCTTCGAGCTTCAAGGTTTAATGAAAATCGTTCTGCAAGATCAGTAGATAGACGTTCATCTAGATCAGATCAAACTCGAGGGAGATCAGTTGATAATCGAGTGGCTAGATCAACTGTAAATCGTGCTCCTAGATCAGTCGATCAAAGAGATTCTAGAATGAATTTTAATCGTGCCTCTAGATCAACTGATGCAAGACAGGTGAGGTCTGATACAAATAGATTAGTAAGATCAGTTGATCTACAAGTTGCAAGATCCGATGTGAGGTCCGATGAAATTCGAGCATCAAGGTTTAATGAAAATCGTTCTGCAAGATCAGTTGATAGACGTTCATCTAGATCAGATCAAACTCGAGGGAGATCAGTTGAGGATCGAGTGGCTAGATCAAGTGTAAATCGTGCTGCTAGATCAGTCGATCAAAGAGATTCTAGAATGAATTTTAAACGTGCCTCTAGATCAATTGATGCAAGACAAGTGAGATCTGATACGAATAGAGTAGTAAGATTAGTTGATCCACAAGTTGCAAGATCCGATGTGAGGTCCAATGATCTTCGAGCTTCAAGGTTTAATGAAAATCGTTCTGCAAGATCAGTGGATAGACGTTCATCTAGATCAGACCAAATTCGAGAGAGATCAGTTGAGGATCGAGTGGCTAGATCAACTGTAAATCGTGCTGCTAGATCATTCGATCAAAGAGATTCTAGAATGAATTTTAATCGTGGCACTAGATCAACTGATGCAAGACAAGTGAGATCTGATACAAATAGAGAAGTAAAATCAGTTGATACTCAAATTGCAAGATCCGGTACGAGGTCCAATGATATTCGAGCATCAAGGCTTAATGAAAATCGTTCTGCAAGATCAGTAGATAGACGCTCATCTAGATCAGATCAAACACGAGAGAGATCAGTTGAAAATCGAATGGTAAGATCCACTGTAAATCGTGCTGCTAGATCAGACGATCAAAGAGATTCTATAATAGACTTCAATCGTGACACTAGATCAATCGAGACAAGGGAAATGAGATCTAACACAAATAGAGCTGTAAGATCAGTTTCTCCAGAAGTTGCAAGATTCGATGTGAGGTCCAATGGTATTAGAGCTTCAAGgcttaatgaaaataattctgcAAGATCAGCATATAGACGTTCATCTAGATCAGACCAAATTCGAGAGAGATCAGTTGAAAATAGAAAGGTGAGATCTATTATAAATCGTGCAGATGATCAAAGAGATTCTAGAATACATGTTAATCGTGCCCCTAGATCAATTGATGTAAGACAATTGAGATCTGATACAAACAGAGCATTAAGATCAATTGACCCTCAAGTTGCAAAAGCTGATGTGAGGTTCAACGGTATTCGAGCTCCAAAACTTGAAGAAAACCACTTTACAAGATCAGTCGATGTTACGAAGGCAAGATCAGATTATAGAGCTGTTACTTATCTTAGGTCTGAACCAGTAATTAAGTCAACATCAACCAGGTCTCTTAATAATCGAAGAAGTTCTGAAAGGTTAAGGGAGTTTGGTAATGACAGTAGACAGCGTCAGAACTCTAGTACGATGACCAGGCTggaaaacaaacgaaatagtgtAACTGCTTCTAGGAGAAACACAGAAAGATTGTACATTAATGACAGAAAAGTAAAGAACATACGACAAATACAGAATGATAGGATTTTAGATCTTGAAGTTCAAGATGGTCAGAATATTAGGAATCTAGTCAAGACTAGCAGCCGAAGGAATTTCAGTAAGTACTCGAAATGCACACTAGGTTATtttttctatacagggtgttaaggGAGTACGTTCCTTACATTTCACAGAAGATATTTTCGAATATAGAGATGCAGATTTATATTGATACTCAAATATAAGTTTTTTCAGGTAACGGAAATAGGTATCTTGTGACAATGGAGAGATTGAGTCACCAAAGATCCATAGCTACACCCAATAAAAGTACAAATGACAAAGAGGTTATAATTAAGGGTATAGTTAGCAGATATGATTCTACGATTAATCAGTTTAGGGACTACAGAAGTACGTACATTCGATATTGAATATCTTGGATGAGAGAATGCTAATTTTTGAGTTTTAGAAACATCTTTGAATCTGGGGAAATATACTAAAAACTTTAATGCAGCTCCACAAGAAAGAATGCAaagtaaaacaataaaaaatgccGAAAATAATGGTAGTTGTTGGTATGACACTCTCAAAATCGCATTGGTCACTATTCTTCTTGGGCAATTGTTTTTCTCAAGCGGAGAGAACTCTAAGAGAAGGTGAGTAAAATACCATCCAATTCTGAAGAACCATAGAAAAGTCATTATCtatagttgaaaattttagaaCCGTTGAAACAATTCtaattcaggtttttttttttaatagcttCTTTGCTGTGAATTGGATGAGGAATGTACAGATGTTTTGAACTAGCTACTAGAATTTCCAAACATTGGTAACGACTTAGCTACTCCCTTGGACAACTCTATGgataatatatattatgtaGCATTGtagattaaataaaaataatttaatgatCAGATGAATTGTATAATTTGATGTTACGAAGGAGTGAATAAAGACTATATTACAGAATGTCTTTTGTTGAGAATTTGGTGGAACCTGTACACATAAAAGACTCTTTATACCCCTCAGAAAGAGGTACTGCATAGTTCAGCCTTGTGGTATTCACTTCTTTTCTGTAATACCTGAGAAAATTACTAGATCATTCTCAAAAATCCAAACTTGTACAGTGACCATTGTGTGACAATGGTCAATGATGGTGGAGATATCTTAGATCTGCAAGAGTTGTGTGCCAAGAAAAGTTGCCAGAAGATATTCAGAATAAAATTTGAcgaaaaatattgcaattttgcaGAAAATTCAGATGGAAAACTTTTCGATAAGGAATTTTCTAAATAGTGATCAGTTACAGTTTCTTTCTGCGCTTTCATGGCTTGTCACAGATCAGGTTTTGACTTCAGCGAAATACTGAATTGAGtttaattcatgaaaaaaaattgatcaatattgatatgaatattttatatattttaaaatgaaacaattcatCCAATGAAAgtattatttattaatgatatctatccaTAATACCAAAATCCAGTTTGATATTACATGATAAGATAATacctttctataaaaaatacaGTCACAAAAGTCATGAAAACTAAATAATATAAACTTTAAACATCAAATAGGCAAATATTAATCGGTCTCTTCTGACCAATCGTCGGAATCATCGATTTCTTCTAACACTGGGGGCCCGCTGCTTGATTTATCAGTCTCCTTTTTTAGGTTCTGGGACATCTCTGGCATTGGAATCTTATCCATGTCAAGTGTCGCCCTTCTTGGCATTGCGTACTCAGAATCCTCCGACGTTTGAGTCTCTCTTGTAGTTCTTTGTGTATCCCAACTTGACTTTGCGCACTCAGAACGTTCAGACGTTTGAGTCTTTTTCCTAATGCTTTGTGTCTCCCCATTTGACTTAGGACACTCAGAATCCTTCGACGTTTGAGTCTTTTTCGTAGTGCTTTGTGTCTCCCCACTTGACTTTGGGCACTTAGAATCCTCAAACGTTTCGGTCTTTTTCTTCGAGTCAAGTGCTCCCTGCCTTGGCAATTGGTTTTCGGACTTTGCTGGCTTTTGAGTCTCTGCTCTTTGGGTAGGAATAATCGTACTTGGATTTGGAGCCATATGCATTAAAAATCTTAAATTCCTTGGGGGGTCGAATTTCATAAATGGAAGCTTGAATGAACACTTCCCTGAGATAGGTCCTGTTTCAAAAGACATTTGGTTACGGTTACGTACATAGTTTTTTGCCATGGTATGGCAAGTAGTTGATGCATTCGGTTTTTGTCTTTTTACCAGCTTGAAGCAGAAGCCATCTTCGCTGGTCAAGCTGAAACTGTGAACCACTGGTACAAAAGGGACTTGGCTTTTGGATGAACGCtcgattttaaacgatgtgaggAGGTGGATGAAGAGGAGTTTGATCTCCATAGTTGCAAATCTGAAGCCAAGACATCCCCTATTGCCTAGCCCGAATGGAATGAAACCGTTTGGTGTTCTAGTATTATCTCTGAATCTTTCCGGGTCAAAGACTTCAGGGTTAGGCCAGTGTTCGGGATCATGATGTATAGCCCATATCGGGATCCAAATTAGGGTAGACTCTTCTAGGTGAACTGTTTCTTCTCCTGGTTTTTCGGGTTTGATGGTGTATGGCTCGACGCACATTCTATCCATATTCAACAGTGGTGGCCATTTTCTTAGGGTTTCTGTAAAGCAGAGAGAAGTTTTAGTCGATGGTTATACTTTCAATTTTGGTTTGGCAGGTTGTTTGGTGAAGATATGTCAAACATTCAGGAGGCTATTCTGCGATGAATTGGTAATCAGGAAAAGGTTCAGAATGTTGGGCCtgtccatagagtaataaacttaaaattaaggaagtatacgaaatttttacatgtccccaacatggttagattacgttgtcggtttgtgatatattttcaaatccacagttttactatatcgttaagaatgtatattatattgaatgaaatatatttatttgagtaatattcaattaaatattcaagtttgaatatttggaatcagatatttttcctaattttcgaatttataataagcagaatatttattattttctgtagctacctgctgaaatccaaggtttggcaacttttgctctcctagtgtcatcggttgtttcacgtcgtttggcgcacttgaagtttgttttctgaatttctgatatatttaggtatttatttcaatatattttgagttactatgaaacgttgattcactatgggatataagaagtgcgttctttgtggagaaactcgcagattgagtgaaatatcgtatcactgatatgttttcatttccgcgcgcttcatgtcaaatttgacatgttggggacaaaatttgcttactgaaaattacataagcctcctctatctatgtttattactccgagGGCCTGTCCCATCGAATAGACCCTTAACTGAACTAGGAGGAATTAAATACGTTTTCAACAATAAGCGACGCAATAAAAAAGAACTGGGATTATAAACTGTTATCCGAATAGTCATATGTTTAGTTGAAGGTTAGCCATTCAACAATAAGAATCGCTTATCTGCTGTTGAAGagtaacaaaaaaacaaaaaaaaaatgattctgTAACAAGTACATTTCGTGCATTACGACAAAAGAAgacagtgaaaaaattcgaagagaatggatctgttactgatgtctCACGGCCCATACATCATCAAAATGCACGTTAGACTGGAATTTATCAATTTCTCGATGCGCACAGCATTTGGGCTTCCCTTACGGCACGTTATGGCTTATTCTGCATCTGGATTTGCATCTACATccttataaggttcagttgaTACAATAACATCACAAGTCTTATAAGAGATCACACGGAGGACATTGAAATGATTTTGTATTCCACACATCCTAGCATtatattgagatgaaaatttgatcGACATTCTCTTTGTAAGTGTGTTTTTTTTACGTTTACTTTTGGCACCACAAAATGATAAAACTTGTCGTCAGAGTTTTTCTTCTAATGTCTCAGAATAAAAAGTTTCTAACTCACCATTGAATACCATTTCAAGATACCTCATTCCTTTTGTATCTTCATATGTTATCTCACGTTTATGGGTCTCCCTAAAGTCATTTATTTCTTTGTACAGCCTTTCTTGTATATCTGGATTGAGTGCCAACTCATATGCCATGAAGCAGAGAGCGCTGGAGACCGTTTCAAAGCCTCCCAAGAAGAAAACTAGAGCCTGAGACGTTATATCATCATTATCGAAGTGTGTTTCCGGTATTCGCCGCACAAGAAGCTGCAGCATATCCGCTCGTTCAATATCATTTTCTTCACGACGATCTATTATTCCCCAGATGAGACTTCTGAAGTATCGGCTAACTTCTTTATCGAAAATGTGCGCTTTGAAGATCTGAAAGATGACACATTAGTAATTCAGAGAAATTTTATTCTGTGGTCAACAAAATAAGAGAAATTGAAActttgagaaatttttttttatttatacggtagagaaatatatacaggatgaGCCACGGTCAATGGTACCCTAAACTTTTGAGCTCCACAGAAAACGATGTAGAAAcaactgacgaagaaactgcaacacccagaaggagttgttcaaattttattttttttttttttggtaaaacataggtagtatagcaaggagtaaatgattgaatttgaagaaaaaatcatgaaggttttttgttacttaaatattttagtcgttttcttcaatttttttaaaatttcacaacaaaccagctgttcgaggagatgcAAAGTCAATGTTTAGTtattgttgaaatgcctagagcacgtgtacgcggaattcatcgccagctaagtgaatttgaaagaggtcgaattattggtctatgggaggcggggttgtcatttcgagaaatcgctaactgtacgaacagaaatccaactactgttatgagatgttgtcaagcgtggtttgataatgtccaaaatcgaagaagagtaggcaccggacgtcgcaGGGGCACatatgaagttcaagatcggcgtctaagacttatggacatagagaccgatttgcgacaactcgattttTGGCTGAAGAATGGTTAGGAGATCAAGGCCATCCTGCAACTATCTGAATGGTTTACCGTCGGATTAGGTCTTTTGGACTGAAgaattatcgaccccatcttgtgttacctcggcaacgattacagtggtgcagagaacgtcaaaatTGGAATATGGAATGTCATTAGGTCGTCCTTTTTGATGAATCTCGTTTCTCCTTGGGTGcgcatgatggccgaagaagggttagacgacgtctgggagaaagacgtgaacctcagtttgatgttgagcgtcatgtacaccggatgGTAAGCATTATGGTATGAGGCGCAAGTAGGTTACccttagtctttattcgaggtaacatgacagcgctgcataacctccaagaaatagtggagccaaaTGTTCTCCCTCcccttaaccggctcgaaaatccaatatttcagtaagataatgccccccgacctcatgttgccagagttagcttgaactttttcgaagcgacccatgtaaatctttcgcccatagagtatgtttggaacatcatgggtagaaggcttggaaatttaccccagcccccatggactggcggctctgagacatgaagtacaggtagcttgggatagtattcctcaagaagaaatagaccatcttat
This window contains:
- the LOC123682782 gene encoding uncharacterized protein LOC123682782, which produces MERLSHQRSIATPNKSTNDKEVIIKGIVSRYDSTINQFRDYRKTSLNLGKYTKNFNAAPQERMQSKTIKNAENNGSCWYDTLKIALVTILLGQLFFSSGENSKRSFFAVNWMRNVQMF
- the LOC123682335 gene encoding cytochrome P450 9e2-like, which gives rise to MSNVPVAVSIIFSTLILYYYNYTYWRRNRVKQRFPQVPIFGDNYRHFFGKSPYHKVLEALYWKFPTARYTGFYQYMQPGLMIRDMKLVRKVCVEDFDTFKDRKSFLPRSADPLWNKNLFALQGDKWRQMRNTLSYSFTANNMEVIWDLVNNTADRFCNHLLRNTVNDEIEVKFKDIFTRFATDVIGTTAFGYEVDSMGHPNNEFYKNGCQAMLSNNFWRNFKLQLCLILPILGKIFKAHIFDKEVSRYFRSLIWGIIDRREENDIERADMLQLLVRRIPETHFDNDDITSQALVFFLGGFETVSSALCFMAYELALNPDIQERLYKEINDFRETHKREITYEDTKGMRYLEMVFNETLRKWPPLLNMDRMCVEPYTIKPEKPGEETVHLEESTLIWIPIWAIHHDPEHWPNPEVFDPERFRDNTRTPNGFIPFGLGNRGCLGFRFATMEIKLLFIHLLTSFKIERSSKSQVPFVPVVHSFSLTSEDGFCFKLVKRQKPNASTTCHTMAKNYVRNRNQMSFETGPISGKCSFKLPFMKFDPPRNLRFLMHMAPNPSTIIPTQRAETQKPAKSENQLPRQGALDSKKKTETFEDSKCPKSSGETQSTTKKTQTSKDSECPKSNGETQSIRKKTQTSERSECAKSSWDTQRTTRETQTSEDSEYAMPRRATLDMDKIPMPEMSQNLKKETDKSSSGPPVLEEIDDSDDWSEETD
- the LOC123683150 gene encoding uncharacterized protein LOC123683150; translation: MYPKVIVKGFSGLLMILLVLSEGQGFISEDDGNFGSCSKKMLGSTCDVLRKIDSSRDGATPERRLQQNRLEKNPKESGRTLQDRRNSNERFITRDISRMREVRNDLSRYSISNKNRVIQSDERFVRLGERRTSRSDYTKQIRSALSPEDIRRRSVENRLVRFTETRAARSDDRRDSRMDFNRASRTINARQVRSDTNREVRLVDPQVARSDVRSNDLRASRFNENRSARSVDRRSSRSDQIRERSVEDRVARSTVNRAARSVDQRDSRMNFNRGTRSTDARQVRSDTNREVRLVDPQVARSDVRSNDLQASRFNENRSARSVDRRLSRSDQTRGRSVEDRVARSSVNRATRSFDQRDSRMNFNRGTRSTDARQVRSDTNREVRLVDPQVARSDVRSNDLRASRFNENRSARSVDRRSSRSDQTRGRSVDNRVARSTVNRAPRSVDQRDSRMNFNRASRSTDARQVRSDTNRLVRSVDLQVARSDVRSDEIRASRFNENRSARSVDRRSSRSDQTRGRSVEDRVARSSVNRAARSVDQRDSRMNFKRASRSIDARQVRSDTNRVVRLVDPQVARSDVRSNDLRASRFNENRSARSVDRRSSRSDQIRERSVEDRVARSTVNRAARSFDQRDSRMNFNRGTRSTDARQVRSDTNREVKSVDTQIARSGTRSNDIRASRLNENRSARSVDRRSSRSDQTRERSVENRMVRSTVNRAARSDDQRDSIIDFNRDTRSIETREMRSNTNRAVRSVSPEVARFDVRSNGIRASRLNENNSARSAYRRSSRSDQIRERSVENRKVRSIINRADDQRDSRIHVNRAPRSIDVRQLRSDTNRALRSIDPQVAKADVRFNGIRAPKLEENHFTRSVDVTKARSDYRAVTYLRSEPVIKSTSTRSLNNRRSSERLREFGNDSRQRQNSSTMTRLENKRNSVTASRRNTERLYINDRKVKNIRQIQNDRILDLEVQDGQNIRNLVKTSSRRNFSKYSKCTLGYFFYTGC